The sequence below is a genomic window from Methylotuvimicrobium alcaliphilum 20Z.
GCAACGAAGAATTCGATCTCGAAATCAAAAACGGCATAGTCACTCGAAGCTCATGCTCTTATGCAATGAAAGTCGAAGAACAGCAACTCGGCGAACTAAAATTGATGCGTCGTCAGAAGTTTTCCGAACAAGAATTAACAATGATTGAAACGTTGCTTTGTTGCTTAATTTATCCGCTCAGAAACGCGACCTTATTTCAACAAGCAATGAATCTGGCATTTACCGATGTGCTAACGCAAACACGAAACCGTTCCGCCTTCAATGACATCGTTCGCCGCGAAATACGTCTTGCGCATAGAAACGGCAACCATTTATCGGTGATATTTATCGATATCGACCATTTCAAAAGCATCAACGATAATTATGGACATCAATGCGGCGACCTTGCGTTAACATCTGTCGCCAAATGGATCAATGAAAGCATTAGAAGCAGCGACATCGTGTTTCGTTATGGCGGCGAGGAATTCGTCGTTCTTCTCAGCGAGACCGATTTAGACGGCGCCGAATTGTTGGCGGAAAGAATTCGGCAAAACATCGAAAATCATATCTTCGCTTACGGACTGGAAACAATACGCATGACCGCAAGCCTCGGCACCAGCACATTACGCGGCGACGACACGCTAGATAAATTCATCGACCGTGCCGATCAAGCCATGTACCGAGCCAAACAAACCGGCAGAAACCGAGTCGTTACGGCTTAGTGATGATTTTTCGCCTGAAACCAAAGCGCCAACATCACCAACAAGCTGTTTCCCAAGCTCCAGCTTCACTGCCATTAAGTTAAGGATTTTTCCGTTCGCCCTGAGCCTGTCGAAGGGTGAATGGAAAAATCCTGGGTCGATAAGTTCAGCTGTTTCCCAAGCTCCAGCTTGGGAAACCCAACCCGGAAGCTCCAGCTTCCCGAGACCCTCACCATTGCCGAATCACTTCGATCATCCCTTCTTGACCTAAATAATTTCGCGCACTGGAATAACGCCAATGTTCCGGCTTATCTACATAGCCGCGTTTAACGGGGTTTTGATGAATATATTCCAGCTTTTGACGCATAACCTTCTCTGACTCTATTATTTGCGGATGGCTGCCTTCTTCCCAAACCTGATAGTCACTCTCATGCTTATGTACTCGTTTAAATAATGCCAGTAATTCCAATAACCTATTTGAACGATGCTGTTCAAGATGGGCAATGAGTTGTTTTGCCGTGTATGACTTAAATCGCTGGATATCACGGCTTAAATTTTCGGAAGCGGCAATCAGATGTAAGTGATTTTCAAGGATGACATAACCGTATAGTTGAAAATTGTCATTGCGCTGGAGATAACGCCAGGAGTCAAGCACGATATCGACTAACTTTGGATTTGTGAACAATGGCAGCCAGTGGTTTATTGTTGCTGTCAGGAAATGCGGGCAAGGGTTGGTTAACACTCGATAACTGCTTCTTGGCATGTTTTTGCACCTTAAGTAGAACGGGAAGCTAGAGCTTCCGGAACCGGTTTCCCAAGCTGGAGCTTGGGAAACAGCAAAAATCTGGAGCTTGGGAAACCGCGAATTACGGCTTAGTGATGATTTTTCGCCTGAAACCAAAGCTCCAGCATCATCAAGATCCAAATCAATTCGCCGTAATAGGCCGCATGTATGCTTTGGTGCATCTTAACGGCATGATCGAGAAAATCGGCGCGAAAATAATCGCGCTTTTTCAAGGCGCCGATACTATCGTATGCCAGCTCTTTCAACGGTTGATGGTCCTGCAACCAAATCCCGAACGGCAAACCGAAACCATGCTTGGATTTGTTGATGATGGCTTCGGGCAAAAAACCGCGCATCGCTTGCTTATAAAACCAACGCAATTGCCGTCCTTTCAACTTTTCCGAAGACGG
It includes:
- a CDS encoding GGDEF domain-containing protein gives rise to the protein MQKKAANLAVVTNNTFEAFKADNLTHYDISSALQTTLEFDELVHIFSNKIQNLIPHSGFVYSNEEFDLEIKNGIVTRSSCSYAMKVEEQQLGELKLMRRQKFSEQELTMIETLLCCLIYPLRNATLFQQAMNLAFTDVLTQTRNRSAFNDIVRREIRLAHRNGNHLSVIFIDIDHFKSINDNYGHQCGDLALTSVAKWINESIRSSDIVFRYGGEEFVVLLSETDLDGAELLAERIRQNIENHIFAYGLETIRMTASLGTSTLRGDDTLDKFIDRADQAMYRAKQTGRNRVVTA
- a CDS encoding REP-associated tyrosine transposase, with translation MPRSSYRVLTNPCPHFLTATINHWLPLFTNPKLVDIVLDSWRYLQRNDNFQLYGYVILENHLHLIAASENLSRDIQRFKSYTAKQLIAHLEQHRSNRLLELLALFKRVHKHESDYQVWEEGSHPQIIESEKVMRQKLEYIHQNPVKRGYVDKPEHWRYSSARNYLGQEGMIEVIRQW